From the genome of Pseudomonas sp. gcc21, one region includes:
- a CDS encoding alpha/beta fold hydrolase, with amino-acid sequence MSQSVEGIDLSSWVEQSEVFEFQGHALRYWEAGEGEPLLLIHGFPSGSWDWQHLWRPLAQRYRVIACDMLGFGFSAKPRGHRYSLIEQADIQQALMTHLGIRRYHVLAHDYGDSVAQELLARDGAGPSFLASLCFLNGGLFPETHRPVLVQKLLMSPFGFLVGKGFNQDKLRQNFGRVFGPDTQPSERELAGFWEMIACNNGQAIMHRLIRYMPERKVHRDRWVIAMQKTRVPMRVIDGAADPVSGAHMVARYRELITRADTVLLDGIGHYPQVEAPEQVLAAYLDFRSEKAEAA; translated from the coding sequence TTGAGCCAGTCGGTTGAAGGTATCGACCTGAGCAGCTGGGTCGAACAGAGCGAAGTCTTTGAGTTTCAGGGCCACGCGCTGCGCTATTGGGAAGCAGGCGAGGGCGAGCCGCTGCTGTTGATCCACGGCTTTCCCTCCGGCTCCTGGGATTGGCAGCACCTGTGGCGGCCACTTGCGCAACGGTATCGGGTAATAGCCTGTGACATGCTCGGCTTTGGCTTTTCCGCCAAGCCCCGGGGGCACCGCTACAGCCTGATTGAGCAGGCAGACATCCAGCAGGCATTGATGACCCACCTCGGTATTCGCCGCTATCACGTGCTGGCGCATGATTACGGCGACAGCGTGGCGCAGGAGCTGCTGGCGCGGGACGGGGCCGGGCCGTCGTTTCTGGCCAGCCTGTGTTTCCTCAACGGCGGCCTGTTTCCTGAAACGCATCGCCCGGTTCTGGTGCAGAAGCTGCTGATGAGCCCGTTCGGTTTTCTGGTTGGCAAGGGGTTCAATCAGGACAAGCTGAGGCAGAATTTCGGCCGTGTGTTCGGTCCGGATACGCAACCTTCGGAGCGCGAGCTTGCCGGATTCTGGGAGATGATAGCCTGTAACAACGGGCAGGCAATCATGCACCGGCTGATCCGGTACATGCCCGAGCGCAAGGTGCACCGGGATCGTTGGGTTATAGCCATGCAGAAGACTCGGGTGCCGATGCGGGTAATCGACGGCGCGGCAGATCCGGTTTCGGGAGCGCACATGGTTGCCCGGTATCGCGAGCTGATTACCCGGGCTGATACCGTCCTGCTGGACGGCATAGGTCATTATCCGCAGGTCGAGGCACCGGAGCAGGTGCTGGCGGCTTATCTGGACTTCCGTTCGGAAAAAGCTGAAGCGGCCTGA
- the yaaA gene encoding peroxide stress protein YaaA — translation MLMVISPAKTLDYETPPTTKRHALPRHLEHSKELIDILQDKSVQDIAKLMKLSDKLAALNVARYGSWSEKFTKENSKQALLAFKGDVYTGLAAEDFSEADFDFAQKHLRMLSGLYGLLRPLDLMQPYRLEMGTKLANPRGKDLYAFWGERISESLNKDLAEQGDDIVLNLASQEYFGAVKPRALKARVIDTIFKDRKNGEYKIISFYAKKARGLMARYVIKERVTDPEGLKDFDLDGYRFDPASSSPDNLVFLREEQR, via the coding sequence ATGCTGATGGTGATATCCCCCGCCAAGACCCTGGATTATGAAACGCCGCCCACAACGAAGCGCCACGCGTTGCCGCGACACCTTGAGCACAGCAAGGAGCTGATCGATATTCTGCAGGACAAATCCGTGCAGGACATCGCCAAGCTGATGAAGCTGTCGGACAAGCTTGCCGCGCTCAATGTTGCCCGCTACGGCAGCTGGAGTGAAAAGTTCACCAAAGAGAACAGCAAGCAGGCGCTGCTGGCGTTCAAGGGTGATGTATATACCGGGCTGGCAGCCGAGGATTTCAGCGAGGCGGACTTCGACTTCGCCCAGAAACATCTGCGCATGCTCTCCGGCCTGTACGGACTGCTTCGCCCGCTGGATCTGATGCAGCCCTACCGCCTCGAGATGGGCACCAAACTGGCTAACCCGCGCGGGAAGGATCTATACGCCTTCTGGGGAGAACGCATCAGCGAATCGCTGAACAAGGACCTTGCCGAGCAGGGCGACGATATAGTGCTGAATCTCGCTTCCCAGGAATACTTCGGCGCGGTGAAACCGCGAGCGCTGAAGGCTCGAGTGATCGACACCATATTCAAGGACCGCAAGAACGGCGAATACAAGATCATCAGCTTCTACGCCAAGAAAGCGCGCGGCCTGATGGCGCGTTATGTCATCAAGGAACGGGTGACTGATCCCGAAGGGCTGAAGGATTTCGACCTGGACGGTTACCGCTTCGACCCCGCCAGCTCATCACCGGATAACCTGGTTTTTTTACGCGAAGAACAGCGCTGA
- a CDS encoding PhoH family protein gives MEASGPTRHSYYVLDTNVLIHDPNAVLNFEEHHVIIPMTVLEELDKLKSGKTSTAADCRQAIRQIDHTLADSPPDLVEQGVPIQRGKLGNIGTLAILMDKAPIPSHCLPNDINDNKIINQLCQLQQRHPDNRIVLVSKDINMRLKARACGIDAEDYQTDKLLDDISLLARGYHEIEGSFWDGVTKVETQQRMGRTMHQVELNAPIPGLHINDFIIDGQGFVGWVRSREGGRLMLQDLHQEPLLHQEAWGLRPRDVFQSLAMLALLDPDIHLVNLTGAAGSGKTILALAAAIEQTMVSKTYRRIIATRSTQGLDEDIGFLPGTEAEKMEPWLGAITDNLEALHMDDECTHGSVDYILDRVPLQFKSLNYIRGRSFQQSFIIIDESQNLTPHQIKTIITRAGAGSKVVCLGNLAQIDTPYLNATSSGLTYLTECFKDFPHGVHIHLQGVPRSILAEYAETHL, from the coding sequence ATGGAAGCGTCCGGACCAACCCGACACTCCTACTACGTCCTAGATACCAACGTCCTGATACATGATCCCAATGCGGTACTGAACTTTGAAGAACACCACGTCATCATCCCGATGACTGTCCTGGAAGAACTCGACAAACTGAAATCCGGCAAGACCAGCACAGCAGCAGATTGTCGTCAGGCCATACGCCAGATAGACCACACACTGGCAGATTCTCCCCCCGACCTGGTTGAACAAGGCGTACCCATTCAACGCGGTAAACTCGGCAACATCGGCACCCTCGCAATACTCATGGACAAGGCACCCATCCCCTCCCACTGCCTGCCCAACGACATAAACGACAACAAGATCATCAACCAGCTGTGCCAGCTTCAGCAGCGCCACCCCGACAACCGCATCGTACTGGTATCCAAGGACATCAACATGCGCCTCAAGGCCCGCGCATGCGGCATTGATGCCGAGGACTACCAGACCGACAAATTGCTCGATGATATCTCGCTGCTTGCGCGCGGCTATCATGAGATCGAGGGTTCCTTCTGGGATGGCGTGACCAAGGTCGAGACCCAGCAGCGCATGGGCAGGACCATGCATCAGGTGGAACTCAATGCGCCTATTCCGGGCCTGCACATCAACGACTTCATCATTGATGGGCAGGGCTTTGTCGGCTGGGTGAGATCCCGCGAGGGCGGACGACTGATGTTGCAGGACCTGCATCAGGAACCGTTGTTGCACCAGGAAGCATGGGGTCTGCGCCCACGTGACGTATTCCAGTCGCTGGCGATGCTGGCCTTGCTTGATCCGGACATTCACCTGGTCAACCTTACCGGCGCTGCCGGTTCGGGTAAAACCATTCTGGCGCTGGCGGCCGCCATCGAGCAGACCATGGTCAGCAAGACCTACCGGCGGATCATCGCCACCCGCAGTACCCAGGGACTGGACGAGGACATCGGCTTCCTGCCAGGCACCGAGGCGGAAAAAATGGAGCCCTGGCTGGGCGCCATCACCGATAACCTCGAGGCATTGCACATGGATGACGAGTGCACCCATGGCAGCGTGGATTACATACTCGACCGGGTGCCCCTGCAGTTCAAATCACTCAACTACATTCGCGGACGCAGTTTTCAGCAGAGCTTCATCATCATCGACGAGAGCCAGAACCTCACCCCGCATCAGATCAAGACCATCATCACCCGCGCCGGCGCCGGCTCCAAGGTGGTATGTCTCGGGAATCTGGCGCAGATCGATACCCCTTACCTGAACGCCACCAGTTCGGGTCTCACCTACCTCACCGAATGCTTCAAGGATTTCCCCCACGGCGTGCATATCCACCTGCAGGGCGTGCCGCGTTCGATACTGGCGGAGTACGCCGAAACCCACCTCTGA
- a CDS encoding alpha/beta hydrolase, giving the protein MSQSPLIIDPPGKADACVIWLHGLGADRYDFVPVVEALRLPPGHGIRFIFPQAPTRPVTINNGFPMPCWFDILGLAPARIINTGQMDESVHPVLKLVEEQREQGISVERIILAGFSQGGAVVLHAAIESCLPFGGIMALSTYGPTLEAVLKEATADPQLDIFFAHGRYDDVLPVPMGRDAHDRLAALGHTVHWRDYDMSHEVCPEEIVHIRAWLDQRLGL; this is encoded by the coding sequence ATGAGCCAATCCCCATTGATCATCGACCCACCTGGCAAGGCAGACGCCTGCGTTATCTGGCTGCATGGTCTGGGCGCTGACCGGTACGATTTCGTGCCGGTGGTTGAAGCTCTGCGGTTACCGCCCGGGCATGGCATCCGGTTTATCTTCCCCCAGGCCCCTACCCGACCGGTAACGATCAACAATGGCTTTCCGATGCCCTGCTGGTTTGACATTCTCGGCCTGGCACCCGCACGTATCATCAATACCGGGCAAATGGACGAGTCGGTACACCCGGTGCTTAAACTGGTCGAAGAGCAGCGCGAACAAGGCATCTCCGTCGAGCGCATCATTCTTGCGGGCTTTTCCCAGGGCGGCGCCGTGGTACTGCATGCCGCGATCGAGAGCTGTCTGCCATTCGGCGGGATCATGGCACTGTCTACTTATGGCCCGACGCTGGAAGCTGTGCTGAAAGAGGCAACCGCCGATCCGCAGCTGGACATATTCTTCGCCCATGGACGCTATGACGACGTACTGCCCGTACCGATGGGCCGCGACGCCCACGATCGCCTGGCGGCGCTGGGCCACACAGTGCATTGGCGGGACTACGATATGTCGCACGAAGTGTGCCCCGAGGAGATAGTTCATATACGCGCCTGGCTGGATCAACGCCTGGGGCTTTAG
- the yeiP gene encoding elongation factor P-like protein YeiP encodes MPRASELKKGQIVQINGQPYIVSTIDVKSPSSRSGTTLYKVRFNHVQTKQKLDQSLTGDDMLAPIDFQKRAVQLLYRDADGYTFMDNEDFSQFTLSPDQLEEQIPYLADGVPGLFGLIVEGNMVGVELPAVVEMAIEETPPAIKGASASARTKTARFATGLEIQIPEYLATGEIVRINTDTGKFMSRA; translated from the coding sequence ATGCCCAGAGCCTCAGAACTGAAAAAAGGCCAGATCGTTCAGATCAATGGCCAGCCTTACATCGTCTCGACTATCGATGTTAAAAGCCCTTCGTCGCGCAGTGGCACGACGCTGTACAAGGTTCGCTTCAACCATGTACAGACCAAACAGAAGCTGGATCAGAGCCTGACCGGTGACGATATGCTCGCGCCCATCGATTTCCAGAAGCGCGCCGTCCAGCTGCTATATCGCGATGCTGACGGTTACACCTTCATGGATAATGAGGACTTCAGCCAGTTCACGCTCAGCCCTGACCAGCTCGAAGAGCAGATTCCCTATCTCGCCGACGGCGTACCCGGATTGTTCGGTTTGATCGTTGAGGGCAACATGGTCGGCGTCGAATTGCCTGCGGTTGTGGAGATGGCCATCGAAGAAACGCCCCCCGCCATCAAGGGCGCCTCGGCCAGCGCACGCACCAAGACCGCCCGCTTCGCTACCGGGCTCGAAATTCAGATTCCCGAATACCTCGCCACGGGTGAAATCGTCCGTATCAATACTGACACCGGCAAGTTCATGTCCCGGGCCTGA
- the mscK gene encoding mechanosensitive channel MscK, which translates to MSRLLALSVGLLLAFLVMFAAPLHAQDGLTAAIESLRTDIQALDEASLGEAEKTELREIYQQTLTHLQRTEKLTEQLAELQTQKQEAPGRIRSARQELEEIEVADLDKMRAGFEKSELGELERALGEKVARMFNAQNELTAINSELIAAQTRPERTQASISRNQTRENELNDQIRALQREGETPVNQARIRLLRAEQQSLQYSSDLLRQRLSANNILQDLAAQQRDLLAQQISSFEVEIQVLQDVINEKRRSQSEQTVTEATEQALQASNHQLLSDQGAINRQLSEELLRATTQVGELTRKGIQTKQQVDSLGQIESALEQQIDVLEGSVLLSRILHQQKSALPNVRYDTTLADQIADLRLRQFELNQLRDEIVNPAAYRDRLINRLPEEQREELQDEFEGLVSSRISLVDKLSDNINTLLSLAISVQINQRQVEKLSDDLERRIDDQLFWVASNRPVDRAWLLDLPRKAVEQWNVIDPLVQLKKLGNILLDHIIWLILLALMLGFYNWRLPALREQLRNLHEDVGHFRRDSVHHTPRALMLTALTIIPVPMVLISVGLLLSLGDEPAMPALGQGLSELALAWFIIHLLYRVFDPQGIATRHFRWEPGQVSRLRRLTRRSAWILLPLVLVVAIGEILPEQIGDDVMGRLFMLVGMLGLAWLLGRMMQRSEPLYDSRVLHLLAALILTLAPLALAGLVAWGYNYTAIKLADRFISTLYLITLWMLFEGTVVRNLNVAGRRLAYQRALSKRQAAEQPHEYPEPEATIEVPEMDIQQINQQSLRLARLGLTILFSVLVYFTWSDLISAASYLESVTMWEYNAGTADHPQMAPISAGDLLGALTIVALTFTFGRNLPGLLEMLVLSRMELRQGSSYAITTLLSYTIVSSGIFFALSALGVSWNKLQWLVAALGVGLGFGLQEIFANFVSGLIILFERPVRIGDVVTIGPLSGTVNKIRIRATTITDFDRKEIIVPNKTFVTEQLINWSLDDTITRVSLKLGIAHGADLAKTKELLMQIADDNPRVLKDPEPMVLFLNFGDHRLEHELRIHVRELMDRNFAIDEINREVDRQFREHGIVIAYRQLDINLRNSEGLERLINSRTLPAGPVQRAANGETQPDQAHDRAVSVAEDQPLWNQRGPDGA; encoded by the coding sequence ATGTCCCGGCTTCTCGCGCTCTCCGTCGGCTTGCTGCTGGCGTTTCTCGTCATGTTCGCTGCGCCCCTGCATGCCCAGGACGGTCTCACTGCGGCCATCGAATCCCTGCGCACTGATATCCAGGCGCTTGATGAAGCCTCATTGGGCGAAGCGGAAAAGACCGAACTCCGCGAGATCTACCAGCAAACACTGACCCATCTGCAACGGACCGAGAAACTGACCGAACAGCTGGCCGAGCTCCAGACGCAGAAGCAGGAGGCACCTGGTCGCATTCGCAGCGCAAGACAGGAACTGGAAGAAATAGAAGTCGCGGATCTCGACAAGATGCGCGCCGGCTTTGAGAAAAGCGAACTCGGAGAACTGGAAAGAGCGCTGGGCGAAAAGGTGGCGCGTATGTTCAATGCGCAGAATGAACTGACCGCCATCAACAGCGAGCTGATCGCCGCGCAAACCCGACCAGAGCGCACCCAGGCCAGCATTTCCAGGAACCAGACCCGGGAAAACGAACTCAACGACCAGATCCGCGCTTTGCAGCGGGAGGGAGAGACGCCGGTAAACCAGGCGCGCATTCGTTTGCTGCGCGCCGAACAGCAAAGCCTGCAGTATTCAAGCGACCTGCTGCGCCAGCGTCTCTCAGCCAACAACATTCTTCAGGATCTGGCCGCACAGCAGCGCGACCTGCTGGCCCAACAGATAAGCAGTTTCGAAGTCGAGATTCAGGTCCTGCAGGACGTGATCAATGAAAAACGTCGCAGCCAGTCCGAGCAGACGGTCACCGAAGCCACCGAACAGGCATTGCAGGCCAGCAATCACCAGTTACTGAGCGATCAGGGCGCCATCAACCGGCAGCTCAGTGAGGAGTTGCTCCGCGCTACCACTCAGGTCGGCGAGCTTACCCGCAAGGGCATCCAGACCAAGCAACAGGTCGACAGCCTCGGCCAGATTGAAAGCGCTCTGGAACAGCAGATCGATGTGCTGGAAGGCAGCGTGCTGCTGTCTCGTATCCTGCATCAACAGAAATCCGCGCTGCCCAACGTCCGATATGACACCACTCTGGCCGACCAGATTGCCGATCTGCGGCTACGCCAGTTTGAGTTGAACCAGCTACGGGACGAAATCGTTAATCCGGCTGCCTACCGCGACCGCCTGATCAACCGTTTGCCGGAGGAGCAGCGTGAAGAGCTGCAGGACGAATTCGAAGGCCTGGTGAGCAGCCGGATCAGCCTGGTCGACAAACTGAGCGACAACATCAATACCCTGCTGAGCCTGGCTATCAGCGTGCAGATCAACCAGCGCCAGGTAGAAAAGCTCAGCGATGATCTGGAGCGCCGCATTGATGACCAACTCTTCTGGGTTGCCAGCAACCGCCCGGTGGATCGCGCCTGGCTGCTCGATCTGCCGCGCAAGGCGGTGGAACAGTGGAACGTCATCGACCCGCTGGTACAGCTGAAAAAACTCGGCAACATCCTGCTCGACCATATCATCTGGCTGATCCTGTTGGCCCTGATGCTGGGCTTCTATAACTGGCGTTTGCCTGCGCTGCGTGAACAGCTGCGCAATCTGCACGAGGACGTCGGACATTTCCGGCGCGACAGCGTGCACCACACCCCGCGGGCATTGATGCTGACGGCGCTAACCATCATCCCGGTACCCATGGTGCTGATATCTGTGGGCTTGTTGTTGAGCCTGGGTGATGAGCCGGCTATGCCCGCGCTGGGTCAGGGTCTGAGCGAGCTGGCGCTGGCCTGGTTCATTATCCATCTGCTGTATCGCGTGTTCGACCCACAGGGCATTGCCACACGGCATTTTCGCTGGGAGCCAGGTCAGGTTTCGCGTCTGCGCCGCCTCACGCGCCGCTCCGCGTGGATTCTGTTGCCGCTGGTGCTGGTCGTCGCGATAGGTGAAATCCTCCCCGAACAGATTGGCGACGACGTCATGGGCCGCTTGTTCATGCTGGTTGGCATGCTCGGGCTGGCCTGGCTATTGGGTCGGATGATGCAACGCAGCGAGCCGCTGTATGACTCCCGCGTGCTGCACCTGCTGGCAGCGCTGATCCTGACGCTGGCACCGCTGGCGCTGGCCGGGCTTGTCGCCTGGGGCTACAACTACACGGCAATCAAACTGGCCGACCGGTTCATCAGCACCCTTTACCTGATCACCCTCTGGATGCTGTTCGAGGGCACCGTGGTGCGCAACCTCAACGTCGCCGGCCGTCGCCTTGCCTATCAGCGCGCACTGAGCAAACGTCAGGCTGCCGAACAACCACACGAATATCCGGAACCGGAAGCCACTATCGAAGTGCCCGAGATGGACATTCAGCAGATCAACCAACAGTCCTTGCGTCTGGCCCGACTCGGCCTGACCATTCTGTTCAGCGTGCTCGTGTATTTCACCTGGTCCGATCTGATCAGCGCTGCGTCCTATCTGGAATCGGTGACCATGTGGGAGTACAACGCTGGCACCGCGGACCACCCGCAGATGGCGCCCATCAGCGCCGGCGATTTGCTCGGCGCGCTGACCATCGTCGCACTCACCTTCACCTTCGGCCGCAACCTGCCGGGTCTGCTGGAAATGCTGGTGCTGTCGCGCATGGAGCTGCGTCAGGGCAGCAGTTATGCGATTACCACCCTGCTCAGTTACACCATCGTCAGCTCGGGCATTTTCTTTGCGCTGTCAGCACTGGGCGTGAGCTGGAACAAACTGCAATGGCTGGTCGCAGCGTTGGGTGTCGGTCTGGGTTTTGGTCTGCAGGAAATCTTCGCCAACTTTGTTTCAGGGCTGATCATTCTGTTCGAGCGACCGGTGCGCATCGGCGACGTGGTGACCATCGGCCCGTTGTCCGGAACAGTGAACAAGATTCGCATCCGCGCGACGACCATTACCGATTTTGATCGCAAGGAAATCATCGTCCCCAACAAGACCTTCGTCACCGAGCAGCTGATCAACTGGTCACTGGATGACACCATCACCCGCGTGTCGCTGAAACTGGGCATCGCTCACGGCGCTGATCTGGCCAAGACCAAGGAACTGCTGATGCAGATCGCCGACGACAACCCACGGGTGCTCAAAGATCCTGAGCCCATGGTGCTGTTCCTGAATTTTGGCGACCACCGACTGGAACATGAACTGCGTATCCACGTGCGCGAATTGATGGACCGCAACTTCGCCATTGATGAAATCAACCGGGAAGTCGACCGGCAGTTCCGCGAGCACGGTATCGTTATCGCCTACCGTCAGCTGGATATCAATCTGCGCAACAGCGAAGGCCTGGAGCGACTGATCAACAGCCGGACGCTGCCCGCCGGCCCTGTACAACGCGCAGCCAACGGTGAGACGCAGCCCGATCAGGCTCATGACAGGGCGGTTTCTGTTGCCGAAGATCAGCCTCTATGGAATCAACGCGGGCCGGACGGCGCCTGA
- a CDS encoding acyl-CoA dehydrogenase has protein sequence MTDTLLDSRNLAFELYEVLDAESLTQRPRFAEHNRETFDAALGTARTIAEKFFAPHNRKSDENEPQYVDGAAQLIPEVKPAVDAFLEAGFLNATRTFEQGGMQMPNLLSQACFAHFQSANVATSSYAMLTMGAANLIEAFGSDDQKQRFLQPMIDGRFFGTMALTEPHAGSSLSDIRARAEPAADGSYRLKGNKIFISGGDHPLSDNIVHMVLAKLPDAPAGVKGISLFIVPKFLVKDDGSLGERNDVTLAGLFHKMGWRGTTSTALNFGDNDNCVGYLVGKPHQGLPYMFQMMNEARIGVGMGAVMLGYAGYLYSLNYARERPQGRLPDGKDPTSGQVPIIQHTDVKRMLLTQKAYVEGAFDLGLYAARLFDDTETLETEEQRQTTLQLLDLLTPIVKAWPSEFCLKANELAIQILGGSGYTREYPVEQYYRDNRLNPIHEGTNGIQSLDLLGRKVVMNNGAALKQLSALIQDCCRRAGEFDELTALREPLEALHAHIGKVTLALLGDMGKGQVNQALANSALYLNAFGHMVIGWRWLEQAIRAQQGLANGSASDREFYQGKLQAARFFLTWEVPGCHHALTVLERRDTTCLDMNDEWF, from the coding sequence ATGACAGATACCCTGCTTGATTCACGTAACCTGGCCTTCGAGTTGTACGAAGTACTGGATGCCGAAAGCCTGACCCAGCGCCCGCGGTTCGCTGAGCATAATCGCGAAACCTTCGATGCGGCGCTGGGTACAGCCCGTACCATCGCGGAGAAGTTTTTCGCGCCGCACAATCGCAAGAGCGATGAAAACGAGCCGCAATACGTGGACGGCGCAGCGCAGCTGATTCCCGAGGTAAAACCTGCGGTCGATGCCTTCCTCGAAGCCGGGTTTCTCAACGCCACCCGCACCTTCGAGCAGGGCGGCATGCAGATGCCCAATCTGTTGTCGCAAGCCTGCTTTGCGCACTTCCAGTCGGCCAACGTAGCGACCTCCTCCTACGCCATGCTGACCATGGGCGCCGCCAATCTCATCGAAGCCTTTGGCAGTGACGACCAGAAGCAACGCTTCCTGCAGCCGATGATCGACGGCCGCTTCTTTGGCACCATGGCGCTGACCGAGCCGCACGCCGGCTCCTCGCTGTCCGACATCCGCGCCCGCGCCGAACCCGCCGCCGATGGCAGTTATCGTCTGAAGGGCAACAAGATATTCATTTCCGGCGGCGATCATCCGCTGTCAGACAATATCGTGCATATGGTCCTCGCCAAGTTGCCCGACGCGCCAGCCGGTGTAAAAGGCATCTCGCTGTTCATCGTGCCCAAATTTCTGGTCAAGGATGACGGCTCCCTCGGCGAGCGCAACGACGTGACCTTGGCCGGCCTGTTCCACAAGATGGGCTGGCGTGGCACCACTTCGACTGCGCTGAATTTCGGCGACAACGATAACTGCGTTGGCTATCTGGTGGGCAAGCCGCATCAGGGACTGCCATACATGTTCCAGATGATGAACGAAGCGCGCATCGGCGTCGGCATGGGGGCGGTCATGCTCGGCTACGCAGGGTATCTGTATTCGCTGAACTATGCCCGCGAGCGCCCGCAGGGTCGTTTGCCCGACGGCAAGGATCCGACATCGGGTCAGGTGCCGATCATTCAGCACACCGATGTGAAACGCATGTTGCTGACACAGAAAGCCTACGTGGAAGGCGCCTTCGATCTTGGCCTGTATGCCGCGCGCCTGTTCGACGATACCGAAACCCTGGAAACCGAGGAACAGCGCCAGACAACGCTGCAGCTACTGGATCTGCTCACGCCGATCGTCAAGGCATGGCCTTCGGAGTTCTGTCTGAAGGCCAACGAGCTGGCCATCCAGATACTCGGCGGCTCCGGTTATACCCGCGAGTATCCGGTTGAGCAGTACTACCGGGACAACCGCCTGAACCCGATTCACGAAGGCACCAACGGCATCCAGTCGCTGGATCTGCTCGGGCGCAAAGTGGTGATGAACAATGGCGCAGCCTTGAAGCAACTCTCAGCACTTATTCAGGACTGTTGCCGCCGTGCCGGCGAATTCGATGAGCTGACCGCACTGCGCGAACCCCTGGAAGCCCTTCACGCCCATATCGGCAAGGTCACGCTGGCACTGCTGGGTGACATGGGCAAAGGCCAGGTGAACCAGGCACTGGCGAACTCCGCGCTGTATCTGAATGCATTTGGGCACATGGTGATCGGCTGGCGCTGGCTGGAACAGGCGATACGTGCGCAACAGGGACTGGCTAACGGGTCGGCAAGCGATCGCGAGTTCTATCAAGGCAAATTGCAGGCGGCCCGCTTTTTCCTGACCTGGGAAGTGCCAGGCTGTCACCACGCGCTGACCGTGCTTGAGCGCCGCGACACCACCTGCCTCGATATGAACGACGAATGGTTCTGA
- a CDS encoding serine/threonine protein kinase: MDNQHPFALLTPDTVLDAVESLGYVSDARTLTLNSYENRVFQIGIEGGEPLIAKFYRPQRWSDEAILEEHQYSRELAELEIPVIPPMQIDGQTLFEHVGFRFSLFKRFGGRAPEFDNPDHLLMLGRLLGRLHAVGSMRPFSHRPSLTPQNFGHDSIAWLREADSVPENLRPAYFSVADDLLERVDAIYAATPHDTIRLHGDLHVGNLLWRDELLYMVDMDDCRQGPAIQDLWMMLSGERDQRQAQLAELAEGYNEFHDFDPRQLPLIESLRSLRLIHYSAWLARRWDDPAFPKHFPWFASERYWADQILTLREQRAALDEPPLRLF, from the coding sequence ATGGACAACCAACACCCTTTTGCCCTGCTCACACCTGACACCGTTCTCGATGCGGTGGAATCGCTTGGCTATGTCAGCGACGCGCGCACGCTTACGCTCAACAGCTACGAAAACCGTGTATTCCAGATAGGTATCGAAGGCGGCGAGCCGTTGATTGCCAAGTTTTACCGCCCGCAACGCTGGAGCGATGAAGCCATCCTTGAGGAGCACCAGTACTCTCGCGAACTGGCCGAGCTGGAAATCCCGGTCATCCCCCCCATGCAGATCGACGGGCAAACGCTCTTTGAGCATGTGGGCTTTCGCTTCAGCCTGTTCAAACGCTTTGGTGGCCGCGCGCCTGAGTTTGACAATCCGGACCATCTGCTCATGCTCGGTCGCCTGCTGGGCAGGCTGCATGCGGTGGGCTCCATGCGGCCGTTCAGCCATCGTCCGTCCCTGACCCCTCAGAACTTCGGACATGACAGCATCGCCTGGCTGCGCGAAGCAGACAGCGTGCCGGAGAATCTACGGCCCGCGTATTTCTCGGTGGCGGACGACCTGCTCGAACGTGTCGACGCGATCTACGCCGCCACGCCACATGACACCATTCGCCTGCATGGCGACCTGCATGTCGGTAACTTGCTCTGGCGCGACGAGCTCCTGTATATGGTCGACATGGACGACTGCCGCCAGGGCCCGGCCATTCAGGATCTGTGGATGATGCTGTCCGGTGAGCGCGACCAGCGACAGGCACAGCTCGCCGAGCTTGCTGAAGGCTACAACGAGTTCCATGATTTCGACCCACGTCAGTTGCCTTTGATCGAGTCCCTGCGCAGCCTGCGACTGATCCATTACAGCGCGTGGCTGGCGCGGCGTTGGGATGACCCGGCGTTCCCTAAACACTTCCCCTGGTTTGCCAGCGAACGCTACTGGGCGGACCAGATTCTGACACTGCGCGAACAGCGTGCCGCGCTGGATGAACCGCCGCTTCGGCTGTTCTGA